From the bacterium genome, the window ATTATGGTATAGCACAAGAGTTTACCAGTTACCGCTTGGTATTTTTGCTATCTCTATATCTACAGCGATTCTACCTTGGCTTTCGGAAGATATCTCTTCAAAGAATTATGAAGGTTTTGATTCTAACCTAAAATTTTCATTAAAACTATTAATGTTTCTTATGCTCCCTTTTACTTTTGGTCTTATTATGCTGCGAACAGAAATTATAACTTTTCTCTTCTCCCGAGGTCTTTTTAGTAGCGAATCAGTTATGCTTGCAGCAGGTCCACTTGCATATTATTCATTAGGTCTGGCGGGGTATGGCGGTATTTCAGTTCTTATTAGGGCGTTCTATTCTTGTGGTGATACTGTTACCCCTGTTAGGATAGGAGTTCTTACCATTTTTGCAAACGTATGTTTTAATGCACTTTTTATGAAGTTTTTAGGTCATAACGGTATAGCTCTTTCGACGTCTTTGGTAGGTACAGGGAATTTCCTTTTATTGATATACCTCTTTAATAAAAAGCATTTTAAGATTAAATTTGAAGAATTTGGGTACTTTATTTTGAAGGTTTTAATTGTATCTGCTATAATGGGTTTCATACTTTTAGCATATAAAACATTTTTAAAAAATAGTCTTACATTACCTGTTCTGCTTTTTTCTGCTATAATAATATCTACTTTATTTTATTTACTCTGTTTTAGAAAAGCAGTTTTAAAATGGGTAGATTTTTATTTACAAAGAAGGAGAGTTTAAGAATGACAACTATTTTAATTCTTTTTATTGTCTTTTTTTCTATTATACTTCACGAGTTTTCTCACGGTTATATTGCTTACCTAAATGGAGATGATACAGCAAAAAATATGGGAAGGCTTACTTTTAACCCTTTGCCCCATATAGACCCTGTGAACACTATATTGTTACCATTAATGCTTATTGTGCTCAACTCTCCTATTATTATAGGAATGGCTAAACCTGTGCCAGTAAACCCTTTTAATTTTAGAGATTATGATAGAGGTATGCTAAACGTAGGATTGGCAGGACCTGTTAGCAATATAATTTTTGGTTCTATACTCGCATTTAGTTCAAGATTTCTTGGATATGGTTTTATAAAAGACGTGGTTCTTTGGGCTGGGCAGATAAATTTTATACTTGCTTTCTTTAACCTTATCCCAATACCTCCACTTGATGGTTCAAGGGTTGTAAGTTTTTTCCTTCCGCAAAGTGTAAGGTATAAGTATGACCAGTTAGAAAGATACGGAATTATAATTGTTATTCTTTTTCTTTTAGCGGGTGGGCATATATGGCTATTTCCGCTAACAAAAAAAATAGTCTATGCTATCGCAGGATTTTAAAAGGGGGAATAGTAATCAAGGTTTTTAGATTTTTTGCCTACCTGCTTTACCATCCTGGACGTCCAATTTTACCTTCCTGAAC encodes:
- a CDS encoding site-2 protease family protein — encoded protein: MTTILILFIVFFSIILHEFSHGYIAYLNGDDTAKNMGRLTFNPLPHIDPVNTILLPLMLIVLNSPIIIGMAKPVPVNPFNFRDYDRGMLNVGLAGPVSNIIFGSILAFSSRFLGYGFIKDVVLWAGQINFILAFFNLIPIPPLDGSRVVSFFLPQSVRYKYDQLERYGIIIVILFLLAGGHIWLFPLTKKIVYAIAGF